A single genomic interval of Brevibacillus brevis harbors:
- a CDS encoding HAD-IA family hydrolase, with translation MEDIFISGSIGSSKASTNLYYHVRKEMNINSSWLHIGDNMTSDYENALNM, from the coding sequence ATTGAAGATATTTTCATATCGGGATCCATCGGGAGTTCAAAAGCTTCTACAAATTTATACTATCATGTTAGAAAAGAGATGAATATAAACAGCTCATGGTTACATATCGGTGATAACATGACATCCGATTATGAAAATGCTCTCAACATGTAA
- a CDS encoding S-layer homology domain-containing protein, whose translation MKKVVNSVLASALALTVAPMAFAAEEAATTTAPKMDAEMEKTVKRLEALGLVAGYGNGDYGVDKTITRAEFATLIVRARGLEQGAKLAQFSNTYTDVRSTDWFAGFVNVASNEEIVKGFPDKSFKPQNQVTYAEAVTMIVRALGYEPSVKGVWPNSMISKASELNIAKSITTPNNAATRGDIFKMLDNALRVDLMEQKEFGTDVRYEITNENLLTKYLKVTVRDMEWAQEAGRDGDDLPLVTNVPAIGLGKIKANEVTLNGKDAGIGNTTYKVADGINSNEFAGQHVQVWIKDDREDVIVWMEGSTDEEVIMDRVSEWELKGKSFTDAKDLSSSDLKDLKLVLDASEKSYRLNKDTVVTYNFKRYSDAVDGLKEIIKDGDGFTFGVKVVLDDNNEIAYMHVIDDQTMNQTDEGRKYGSEVISKVDVEKKKITNIDNDKFNELENKDEGKDFLVFLNGKPAKFSDLKENMVYSVYYPEGDEDKFLIFATDTIVEGKVDKVVMRNSNDYRLTVGDKTYRIYKGATYSDNGNKDVEDTDGSNWDLIKDLDGETVKLYLDASGRVRHVTTKDPIDDRKQKAIVTRAAYLDYGKDKWQFTVLTQKGKKVNVELEAEDIYDVNGKNFDKNGNESELEDLLQPKKDDSNVLLEVELDKEGKAEKVRILKTDLIRSSGAEWDKIADEDDEMVDDYEVTDDTAIFNMTGEIKDANKRPELKNAKAAKFKDIADEDDLTVYYTVDQDKDEVEAIFVVEGDGLGGDAQYGMVWDYGRSGGDDTIQVLTKTGDKVELKTYPLDKDSEDLKDDRGIKRGDFIAFQLDTNDEVVVDDVVEVVNNNLEDSDEKMLAKIADEDEWKDASIDKIKVGLVSNVDGNTITVKDADDKKSTINTKSSTAFLEIFDDLEGVDGVSKGDYIVAIDSSDVSGNKYDYVLIISDEDEVDKQGWEDEAEAFLRQTPGDGGEIPGKWDAIADNATGKQFAIGPVNSYSVTVEIKSGKESEIDKAVIKVGGETFTGKVSNGEIVFEFSTDKTDATSGVITVTSEKGETDKANVTFKK comes from the coding sequence ATGAAAAAGGTCGTTAACAGTGTATTGGCTAGTGCACTCGCACTTACTGTTGCTCCAATGGCTTTCGCAGCAGAAGAAGCAGCAACAACTACAGCTCCTAAAATGGACGCTGAAATGGAAAAAACCGTAAAACGTCTGGAAGCTCTTGGCCTGGTAGCAGGTTATGGCAACGGCGATTACGGTGTAGACAAAACTATCACTCGTGCAGAGTTCGCTACTCTGATCGTTCGCGCTCGCGGACTGGAGCAAGGTGCGAAATTGGCACAATTCAGCAATACTTATACTGATGTTAGATCTACTGATTGGTTTGCTGGTTTCGTAAACGTAGCTTCCAACGAAGAAATCGTAAAAGGTTTCCCGGACAAATCTTTCAAACCACAAAACCAAGTTACTTATGCAGAAGCGGTTACTATGATCGTTCGTGCACTGGGTTATGAGCCATCCGTTAAGGGTGTATGGCCTAACAGCATGATCTCCAAAGCTTCTGAGCTGAACATTGCTAAGAGCATCACTACTCCTAACAATGCAGCAACTCGTGGCGACATCTTCAAAATGCTCGACAACGCTCTTCGTGTAGACCTGATGGAGCAAAAAGAATTCGGGACTGACGTTCGTTATGAAATCACGAATGAAAACCTCCTGACTAAATACCTGAAAGTTACTGTTCGTGACATGGAGTGGGCTCAAGAAGCTGGTCGCGATGGCGATGACTTGCCATTGGTAACAAACGTACCTGCTATCGGTCTGGGCAAAATCAAAGCTAACGAAGTTACTTTGAATGGTAAAGACGCTGGTATCGGCAACACTACTTACAAAGTAGCTGACGGTATCAACTCTAACGAATTCGCTGGTCAACACGTACAAGTGTGGATCAAAGACGACCGTGAAGACGTAATCGTTTGGATGGAAGGTTCCACAGACGAAGAAGTTATCATGGACCGTGTGAGCGAATGGGAACTGAAAGGCAAATCTTTCACAGATGCTAAAGATCTGAGCAGCTCCGATCTGAAAGATCTGAAACTGGTTCTGGATGCTAGCGAGAAATCCTACCGTCTGAACAAAGACACTGTTGTTACTTACAACTTCAAACGTTACTCTGATGCAGTTGACGGCTTGAAAGAAATCATCAAAGATGGCGATGGCTTCACTTTTGGTGTGAAAGTTGTTCTGGATGACAACAACGAAATTGCTTACATGCACGTAATCGACGATCAAACTATGAACCAAACTGACGAAGGTCGTAAATATGGTTCTGAAGTGATCAGCAAAGTCGATGTTGAAAAGAAAAAGATCACGAACATTGACAACGACAAGTTCAATGAGCTGGAAAACAAAGACGAAGGTAAAGACTTCCTCGTGTTCCTCAATGGTAAACCAGCTAAATTCAGCGATCTGAAAGAAAACATGGTTTACAGTGTTTACTATCCAGAAGGTGACGAAGACAAGTTCCTGATCTTCGCTACTGACACAATTGTAGAAGGTAAAGTAGACAAAGTTGTTATGCGTAACAGCAATGACTACCGTCTGACTGTTGGAGACAAAACATACCGTATCTACAAAGGTGCTACTTACTCCGATAACGGAAACAAAGACGTTGAAGATACTGATGGATCCAACTGGGATCTGATCAAAGATCTTGACGGCGAAACAGTAAAACTGTACCTGGATGCTTCTGGTCGTGTTCGTCACGTAACTACTAAGGATCCAATCGACGATCGCAAACAAAAAGCAATCGTTACTCGTGCAGCTTACCTGGACTATGGTAAAGACAAATGGCAATTCACTGTATTGACTCAAAAAGGCAAAAAAGTGAATGTTGAGTTGGAAGCTGAAGACATCTATGATGTAAACGGCAAAAACTTCGACAAAAACGGTAACGAGAGCGAACTGGAAGACCTTCTCCAACCTAAGAAAGACGACAGCAACGTTCTGCTGGAAGTTGAACTTGACAAAGAAGGTAAAGCAGAAAAAGTTCGTATCCTGAAAACCGATCTGATTCGTTCTTCTGGAGCAGAGTGGGACAAAATTGCTGACGAAGACGACGAAATGGTTGACGACTACGAAGTAACTGATGATACTGCTATCTTCAACATGACTGGTGAGATCAAAGACGCTAACAAACGTCCTGAACTGAAAAACGCTAAAGCTGCGAAGTTCAAAGACATTGCAGACGAAGACGATCTGACTGTATACTACACAGTTGACCAAGATAAAGATGAAGTTGAAGCAATCTTCGTAGTTGAAGGCGACGGTTTGGGTGGCGATGCCCAATACGGTATGGTTTGGGATTACGGAAGATCCGGTGGAGATGACACTATCCAAGTTCTCACTAAAACCGGTGACAAAGTAGAACTGAAAACTTACCCATTGGACAAAGATTCCGAAGATCTGAAAGACGATCGTGGTATCAAACGCGGCGACTTCATCGCATTCCAATTGGATACTAACGATGAAGTAGTTGTGGACGATGTTGTTGAAGTAGTTAACAACAACCTCGAAGATTCCGACGAGAAAATGCTCGCTAAGATTGCTGACGAAGACGAGTGGAAAGATGCTAGCATCGACAAAATCAAAGTGGGTCTGGTATCCAACGTAGATGGCAACACCATCACTGTTAAAGATGCTGATGACAAAAAATCCACTATCAACACTAAATCTTCCACTGCATTCCTGGAGATCTTCGATGATCTGGAAGGCGTTGACGGCGTAAGCAAAGGCGACTACATCGTTGCTATCGATAGCTCCGACGTTTCCGGTAACAAATACGACTACGTATTGATCATCTCCGACGAAGATGAAGTAGATAAACAAGGTTGGGAAGATGAAGCAGAAGCGTTCCTGAGACAAACACCTGGCGATGGTGGCGAAATCCCAGGTAAATGGGATGCTATTGCTGACAACGCAACTGGTAAACAGTTCGCTATCGGTCCAGTAAACTCTTACTCTGTAACTGTAGAAATCAAATCCGGTAAAGAATCCGAGATTGATAAAGCAGTTATCAAAGTTGGTGGCGAAACCTTCACTGGTAAAGTAAGCAACGGAGAAATCGTATTCGAATTCTCTACTGACAAAACAGATGCTACTTCCGGTGTAATCACTGTAACAAGTGAAAAAGGCGAAACTGACAAAGCAAACGTAACTTTCAAAAAATAA
- a CDS encoding O-antigen ligase family protein, with the protein MGRVISLISVIAISLLFIYTPYLRGLFFDSDFYLIEGILAVLFLINVVGQIGKNPRQAILPYLIVFFIPLTHLLSLTNAATTSGAFDNLFRWLAYTSMFVMLVWAKQADESTRLEQVYSTVFQLTGIWVSFFAVFGMWGFVEFKDLMLAERLTGTFQYANTFATVICAFWLYALVVLTKKNLPIWSTILFSLPLVAYGVGLLHSYSRGSLLVFPLAWFIGLLLLKGKGQITYIIYSALSGAASFIVFRQITTQAEQGSANPGMLSFFVSTFVVLMLVILIRAVLDRKSFFTSFGDKKFARFLLPGAVIIIGVLLVLDIKSGGLVYQQLPSSLQERVTDINRETASLLGRTNVYQDAFKLSSEAPLLGVGGEGWKILYSKHQELPYFNNEIHNGYLEVLLNTGWLGLILFLLVFAFLVYQIALRIYKEKEQEEQIRTIAVFPALAMIFMHGFIDFDFSYGTVWFVAFWLFAMGVPAFTVNVDNIVKLVPGAIGVRVILSLSAVFVLVFGVYSFRFYLAEQALPKAEEQISIDEAQQMLERAVSLNPYQVDYQVNLANVYAAKYKNEEKEEWKTKAIQRLQAAEALEPNNSKVLSNIGNGYLALNDWEKALVYFDIAMENDPFNVQLIESTMRVEAQLAAQFAVLKEKETAIMLATKAISHYEEYHVRIEPFKPKNIPDKRPLELVNNSYFFIGQAYIMLGQYENGVELLERVNDPKVIVDAKALLVVAYEEMGWVDQAGSITKSLITQYTDFAQRVVKYRGIIVQ; encoded by the coding sequence ATGGGACGAGTAATAAGCCTAATAAGTGTAATCGCTATTTCTTTACTTTTTATCTACACTCCGTATCTACGGGGTTTATTTTTTGATAGTGATTTTTATTTGATCGAAGGAATATTGGCAGTGTTATTCCTTATCAATGTAGTTGGACAAATAGGTAAGAATCCACGGCAGGCCATTCTGCCATATTTAATTGTGTTTTTTATACCATTGACGCATCTATTATCATTGACCAATGCAGCCACAACAAGTGGAGCTTTTGACAACCTCTTTCGTTGGTTGGCCTATACATCTATGTTTGTCATGCTAGTATGGGCAAAACAAGCAGATGAATCAACGAGGCTAGAACAAGTATATTCAACTGTGTTTCAATTGACGGGAATCTGGGTTTCTTTCTTTGCTGTTTTTGGTATGTGGGGATTTGTTGAATTTAAGGACCTTATGCTTGCTGAACGTTTAACAGGCACTTTCCAATATGCCAATACTTTCGCCACGGTTATATGTGCTTTCTGGTTGTATGCACTGGTAGTTTTGACGAAGAAGAATCTTCCTATCTGGTCTACCATACTGTTTAGCTTACCTTTGGTTGCATACGGCGTAGGCTTATTACATTCTTACTCTCGTGGATCTCTACTTGTTTTTCCGTTGGCATGGTTTATCGGACTTTTGTTACTGAAAGGCAAGGGACAGATTACATACATAATATACTCAGCCCTTTCAGGTGCTGCTTCATTCATTGTATTTCGACAAATTACTACGCAGGCGGAGCAGGGCTCAGCAAATCCGGGCATGCTTTCTTTCTTTGTTTCTACTTTTGTGGTGCTAATGTTGGTTATTTTAATCAGAGCAGTATTGGATAGAAAATCGTTTTTCACTAGCTTTGGAGATAAAAAGTTTGCAAGGTTCCTTTTGCCAGGTGCCGTCATTATTATAGGAGTATTATTGGTATTAGATATTAAGAGCGGTGGCCTGGTATATCAGCAATTGCCAAGCAGTTTACAGGAACGGGTAACGGATATTAATAGGGAAACTGCCAGCTTGTTGGGGAGAACGAATGTATATCAAGATGCATTCAAGCTCAGTAGCGAGGCACCTCTATTAGGAGTTGGTGGTGAGGGATGGAAGATCCTCTATTCTAAGCATCAAGAGCTGCCGTACTTCAATAATGAGATTCACAATGGTTATCTGGAAGTCTTGTTAAATACCGGATGGTTAGGATTAATCCTCTTTTTGTTGGTCTTTGCATTCTTGGTTTATCAAATTGCTCTACGGATTTATAAAGAAAAAGAGCAAGAAGAGCAAATACGAACAATAGCTGTATTCCCGGCCTTAGCAATGATCTTCATGCATGGCTTCATAGATTTTGACTTCTCTTATGGGACTGTATGGTTTGTTGCTTTTTGGTTGTTTGCGATGGGGGTACCAGCTTTTACAGTGAATGTCGATAATATAGTGAAGCTAGTCCCAGGCGCAATAGGAGTCAGAGTCATTTTATCTTTATCTGCTGTTTTTGTGCTTGTCTTCGGTGTTTATTCTTTCCGATTCTATTTAGCAGAGCAGGCTCTTCCTAAAGCAGAAGAACAAATATCGATAGATGAGGCTCAACAAATGCTAGAGAGAGCAGTCTCACTTAACCCTTATCAAGTTGATTATCAAGTTAATTTGGCGAATGTGTATGCTGCTAAATATAAGAATGAAGAAAAAGAAGAGTGGAAAACAAAAGCAATTCAGAGACTTCAAGCTGCAGAAGCGCTGGAGCCTAATAATTCAAAGGTGCTGTCCAACATAGGGAATGGTTATTTAGCATTGAATGACTGGGAGAAGGCTCTAGTGTACTTTGACATTGCGATGGAAAATGATCCATTTAATGTACAGCTTATTGAGAGCACTATGAGAGTCGAAGCACAACTTGCAGCGCAATTTGCAGTGTTGAAGGAAAAAGAAACCGCAATTATGTTGGCAACGAAGGCGATTAGTCATTATGAAGAATATCATGTAAGAATTGAGCCATTTAAACCTAAAAATATTCCAGATAAGAGACCCCTCGAATTGGTGAACAACAGCTACTTTTTTATAGGGCAAGCATACATAATGCTCGGGCAATATGAAAACGGGGTTGAATTACTTGAAAGAGTAAATGATCCAAAAGTTATTGTTGATGCAAAAGCATTGCTTGTTGTAGCCTATGAAGAAATGGGATGGGTAGACCAGGCGGGATCAATTACGAAGTCGCTTATAACGCAATATACTGACTTTGCACAAAGGGTTGTAAAGTATAGGGGAATTATTGTGCAGTGA
- a CDS encoding glycosyltransferase family 2 protein, which translates to MDISIVIPNYNGANYILDSIASIYDQIENKKEIIVIDNNSQDKSVVLIKEKYPDISLIINDRNLGFASAVNQGIKYSCSEYIILLNNDAFAQQNFVRHLFNCIDADRGIFSVASQMLSYSNPSIIDNAGDQLSLMGWAF; encoded by the coding sequence ATGGATATTTCGATTGTAATTCCAAACTACAATGGAGCAAATTACATATTAGATAGTATTGCAAGTATATATGATCAAATAGAGAATAAAAAAGAAATTATCGTAATTGATAACAATTCCCAAGATAAAAGTGTTGTATTAATTAAAGAAAAATATCCGGATATTTCATTAATCATAAATGATAGGAATCTTGGTTTTGCTAGCGCAGTTAATCAAGGCATTAAGTATTCATGCTCAGAGTACATTATACTATTAAATAATGATGCATTTGCCCAACAAAATTTTGTGAGACACTTATTTAATTGCATTGATGCTGATAGAGGAATCTTTTCCGTTGCCTCTCAAATGTTATCATATTCAAATCCGAGCATCATTGATAACGCCGGTGATCAATTGTCTCTGATGGGATGGGCATTTTAA
- a CDS encoding HAD-IA family hydrolase yields the protein MDNYFHQIYPHNNLVEFSTLRLQAEDRTRQLIRLNNPSWQDVNLNEIYEYIRSEYNFPLDIVDKLKAKEIELEIQYTMRRESVYELYQMAKERNKKIIFVSDMYLPGTVIKDIVEKAGYCDYEKIYVSSEARLLKYTGDMFKYVTIDLEINPNSILHIGDNWESDKVMAEKAGWNAFFIAKTLDLLLNNLADKESGNSVKYFNEFRQEQWTSYEHNEYLGTRCMLATVANKLFDNPYISFNPDSDFNVDPYFVGYYALGMHTVGLCKWIVEDAVRKNYNTIHFLARDGYLPHKVYDVISKYYSNAPESNYLYVSRRSMLPYLLSSHNKYGLSSFVSIYSHTPRSILGLFSGVLKNDLKLENFEEKGVILSKNFSSEFEFKKYLDVLIKDGIDWEKTKKYNSNIKEYLSSVIKSNDATFDLGYSARLQTMMVNILGYPCNTYFVHTSKELSKIYSRRNDFEVKSFFELKPSVSGILREHLFAELGPSCIGYEEKSNNLIEPVFEDYYTNHINQLMIKTLQNAAIDFATDFMGCFKDHLSLINIKNHEVSLPLEMYIHSSKQSDRLLFMHSYSDDTVHSGKDKNSVLNWWNAETNKLRIQHLIPEMSEDHQAPPFYFLQYHSRILRIIFFTLFDRDTLKNKVKSRYLGKPLSYKVLSTSYRMLRGFKRMIFK from the coding sequence TTGGATAATTATTTTCACCAAATTTACCCTCATAACAATTTAGTAGAATTCTCAACGTTAAGATTACAAGCTGAAGACAGGACAAGACAGTTAATTAGATTAAATAATCCTTCATGGCAAGATGTAAATCTGAATGAAATATATGAATATATTAGATCAGAGTATAATTTTCCATTAGATATTGTTGATAAGCTCAAAGCTAAAGAGATTGAGTTGGAAATACAATATACAATGAGAAGAGAAAGTGTATATGAATTGTATCAAATGGCTAAAGAACGTAATAAAAAGATAATATTTGTTTCAGATATGTATCTTCCAGGGACTGTTATTAAAGATATCGTTGAAAAAGCAGGATATTGTGATTATGAAAAAATATATGTCTCCTCTGAAGCACGATTACTGAAATATACTGGGGATATGTTTAAATACGTTACAATTGATCTAGAGATAAATCCAAATAGTATTTTGCATATAGGTGACAACTGGGAATCGGATAAGGTGATGGCCGAAAAAGCTGGTTGGAATGCATTTTTTATCGCTAAAACACTAGATCTATTACTGAATAATTTAGCTGATAAAGAGTCCGGAAATAGTGTTAAGTATTTTAATGAATTTAGACAAGAACAATGGACAAGTTATGAGCATAATGAATATTTGGGTACTAGGTGCATGCTTGCAACAGTAGCAAATAAATTATTTGATAATCCATATATTTCCTTTAACCCAGACTCAGATTTTAATGTGGATCCGTATTTTGTGGGATATTACGCATTAGGAATGCATACAGTTGGACTCTGTAAATGGATTGTTGAAGATGCAGTGCGCAAGAATTATAATACAATTCATTTTTTAGCTAGAGACGGATACTTGCCTCATAAAGTTTACGATGTGATTTCTAAATATTATTCAAATGCACCAGAATCAAATTATTTATACGTTTCGAGAAGGTCTATGTTACCATATTTGCTTTCTTCGCATAATAAATATGGCTTGTCTTCGTTTGTTTCTATTTATTCGCATACACCTCGCAGTATTTTGGGATTATTTAGTGGTGTTCTAAAAAATGATTTAAAGTTGGAAAATTTTGAGGAAAAGGGAGTAATATTATCAAAGAATTTCTCCTCTGAATTTGAATTCAAAAAATACTTAGATGTACTCATAAAGGACGGAATTGATTGGGAAAAGACAAAAAAGTACAATTCAAATATTAAAGAATACCTGAGCAGTGTAATTAAATCTAATGATGCAACATTTGATTTAGGATATTCAGCTAGATTACAAACCATGATGGTAAATATCCTTGGGTACCCTTGTAATACCTATTTTGTACATACGAGTAAGGAATTGTCGAAGATATATTCTAGAAGAAATGATTTTGAAGTGAAATCATTTTTTGAATTAAAGCCGTCTGTTAGTGGAATTTTAAGAGAGCATTTGTTTGCAGAATTAGGACCCTCGTGTATTGGTTATGAAGAAAAAAGTAACAATTTAATAGAGCCAGTATTTGAAGACTATTATACGAATCACATCAATCAACTAATGATTAAAACGTTGCAAAATGCTGCAATAGATTTTGCAACTGATTTTATGGGTTGTTTTAAAGACCACTTGTCATTAATTAATATTAAAAATCATGAAGTATCTTTGCCTCTCGAAATGTATATTCATAGTTCAAAGCAGAGTGACCGTTTACTGTTCATGCACTCATATTCTGATGATACTGTACACAGTGGGAAAGATAAAAATAGTGTATTAAATTGGTGGAATGCAGAGACAAATAAGTTAAGAATACAACATTTAATACCAGAGATGAGTGAGGATCATCAAGCCCCACCTTTTTACTTTCTTCAATATCATAGTCGGATATTAAGAATTATATTTTTTACGTTATTCGATCGCGATACTTTAAAGAATAAGGTGAAAAGTAGATATCTAGGAAAGCCATTAAGCTATAAGGTATTATCTACGTCTTATCGTATGCTACGGGGATTCAAACGGATGATTTTTAAGTAG
- a CDS encoding polysaccharide pyruvyl transferase family protein yields the protein MNRVAILTECKPYNPNRTFTEQLNSVGGNTGNNAYITALMDIFSAARVDYELLDKTLEDDEYDVYIVGNLSWIVEDTPLPDFYYDAFRKITNKGKKFVPISVGTQVFDYKADFKYDPTTLSFLKEISEQAVIACRGEYTAELLSKNGVKNVEVIGCPSLFHTKDPNFKLSKRNYLRKNPRIATGITPWPNEKMSTSLVKEYLGYAIRNKIDFIEQADNSWIEFLSETDKSFKGLFHTYFKQFGKMFFDIEEWRVYSRELDFSFSGRFHGNVIPLLEGVPSLFISIDARTKEMCEYFKFPTIDIQEFCFDKTLEELYEMADYTEFNKSYSGAFIKFENYVEKNNLKIVK from the coding sequence GTGAATAGAGTTGCTATATTAACAGAGTGTAAACCGTACAATCCAAACAGGACATTTACTGAACAATTAAATTCAGTAGGAGGAAATACAGGGAATAATGCATATATTACTGCCTTGATGGATATTTTTTCAGCTGCACGTGTGGATTACGAACTATTGGATAAAACACTAGAAGATGATGAATATGATGTTTATATAGTCGGGAACCTTTCTTGGATAGTTGAGGATACTCCTTTACCTGATTTTTACTATGATGCTTTTCGTAAAATCACGAATAAAGGAAAGAAATTTGTTCCAATTAGTGTTGGAACTCAAGTGTTTGATTATAAGGCTGATTTTAAATATGATCCAACAACTCTGTCTTTTCTTAAAGAGATTTCGGAGCAAGCTGTAATTGCTTGTAGGGGCGAGTATACGGCTGAGTTGCTTAGTAAAAATGGTGTAAAAAATGTTGAAGTGATCGGCTGTCCCTCATTATTTCATACCAAAGATCCAAATTTTAAACTGTCTAAGCGTAATTACTTACGTAAAAATCCCAGGATTGCTACTGGGATAACACCATGGCCAAACGAAAAAATGTCAACAAGCTTAGTGAAAGAATACTTGGGATATGCAATAAGAAATAAAATAGATTTTATTGAGCAGGCAGACAATAGTTGGATTGAGTTCTTATCAGAGACTGACAAAAGTTTCAAAGGATTATTCCATACTTATTTTAAACAGTTCGGCAAAATGTTCTTTGATATAGAAGAATGGCGAGTGTATTCCAGAGAGCTTGACTTTTCATTTAGTGGTCGATTCCATGGAAATGTTATCCCACTTTTAGAAGGGGTTCCATCATTATTTATTTCAATCGATGCAAGAACAAAAGAGATGTGTGAGTATTTTAAGTTCCCCACTATAGATATTCAAGAATTTTGTTTTGATAAAACGCTAGAGGAATTATATGAAATGGCTGATTACACAGAGTTTAACAAATCTTATAGTGGTGCGTTTATAAAATTTGAGAATTATGTTGAAAAAAATAATCTCAAGATTGTAAAGTAA
- a CDS encoding tetratricopeptide repeat protein, with protein sequence MISKKIVYSIVCITSLIVISGCNDKNQASTEQTPSQNVKPSSEKVVQEAKKESELTTKYEQGVNLYNQGKLDEALAIFKECLAKDSTNGSYEYYIGNILRKNNDFQNALVNYKNAIEKSPDLIEAYNNSAAIQMATQSFDEALETVNKGLIQKPDFADLQFKKAQILYVKQQFKESIALLAPLAEDPAYFEASRFLGLSYINLNDKTKALEHFNIYLKQAPEGIPFKETVKQMVAELEKSK encoded by the coding sequence GTGATATCAAAAAAAATCGTGTATTCAATAGTTTGTATTACTTCGTTAATTGTTATTTCTGGGTGTAATGATAAAAATCAAGCTTCAACTGAACAGACTCCGTCTCAAAATGTAAAACCATCTTCAGAAAAGGTTGTGCAAGAGGCAAAGAAAGAAAGTGAACTAACAACAAAATATGAGCAGGGAGTAAATTTATATAATCAAGGCAAACTCGATGAGGCATTAGCGATATTTAAGGAATGTCTTGCGAAAGACTCAACAAATGGAAGCTATGAATACTATATAGGGAACATTCTACGTAAAAATAACGACTTTCAAAATGCTTTAGTGAACTACAAAAATGCGATTGAGAAGTCTCCTGACTTAATAGAAGCATACAATAATAGTGCTGCTATTCAAATGGCCACTCAAAGTTTTGACGAAGCACTAGAAACTGTTAACAAGGGACTAATTCAAAAACCAGATTTTGCTGATTTACAATTTAAGAAAGCACAAATTCTTTATGTAAAGCAGCAATTTAAAGAGTCAATAGCACTATTAGCACCATTAGCAGAAGACCCTGCTTATTTTGAGGCAAGTCGTTTTTTGGGATTGAGTTATATTAACTTAAATGATAAAACGAAGGCATTAGAGCATTTTAATATCTATCTAAAGCAAGCTCCTGAAGGTATACCTTTTAAAGAGACAGTAAAACAAATGGTAGCTGAATTGGAGAAAAGTAAGTAA